A genomic window from Desulfurellaceae bacterium includes:
- a CDS encoding LLM class flavin-dependent oxidoreductase: protein SDEYLRAMKTLWTQPDPEFEGEFVSFSDIECEPKPLQQPPPIWLGGHSARAMRRVVEFGDGWLAVPKSVAAFHDSLGALRVAAEQAGRAMSDIQIMISPMYVDSVDAYVEEFKRYSAMGYDSFFATLPFWARGLDGIQQAMDDFARKMNM from the coding sequence GAGCGATGAGTACCTGCGGGCGATGAAGACCCTGTGGACGCAGCCCGACCCGGAATTTGAGGGGGAATTCGTCAGCTTCAGCGATATCGAGTGTGAGCCAAAGCCGCTCCAGCAGCCGCCGCCGATCTGGCTCGGCGGTCACTCGGCCCGCGCCATGCGGCGGGTAGTCGAGTTCGGCGACGGTTGGCTGGCCGTACCCAAGAGCGTTGCGGCGTTTCATGACAGCCTGGGCGCCCTCCGGGTCGCCGCCGAACAAGCCGGTCGGGCGATGAGCGATATCCAGATCATGATCAGCCCGATGTACGTCGATTCGGTCGATGCCTACGTCGAAGAGTTCAAACGCTACAGCGCTATGGGCTACGATTCCTTCTTTGCCACGCTGCCCTTCTGGGCCCGGGGCCTGGACGGCATTCAGCAGGCCATGGACGACTTTGCGCGCAAGATGAACATGTAA
- a CDS encoding alpha/beta fold hydrolase has translation MHGTGCDGRVWARHMAALADRHAAVAIDLPGHGRSAGDGFRGVADYAYCVARLAAHLEWDRCVVAGHSLGGGIALALAVYHAELLDGLLLIDTGARLRVNPTILENARRAVEGEQPLALDPRMGYATSTPQSVIDEIEALSADTDPRVTYKDWISDDSFDFMSRLSGIQVPSLAICGDEDRFTPVKYHVYLRDRMPNCQLAIITRAGHWTYAEQPQAFDRVVRSYLDTLPPQRSE, from the coding sequence GTGCACGGCACGGGCTGCGACGGGCGGGTGTGGGCGCGTCACATGGCAGCCCTGGCCGACCGCCATGCTGCGGTCGCCATTGACCTGCCCGGCCACGGCCGCTCAGCGGGCGACGGTTTTCGGGGGGTGGCGGATTATGCCTATTGTGTGGCCCGGCTGGCCGCCCATCTGGAATGGGACCGCTGTGTTGTCGCCGGCCACTCCCTGGGTGGGGGCATCGCCCTGGCCCTGGCCGTTTACCACGCCGAGTTGCTGGACGGCCTGCTGCTGATCGACACCGGGGCTCGGCTGCGCGTCAATCCGACCATCCTGGAAAATGCCCGTCGGGCGGTCGAGGGCGAACAACCCTTGGCGCTCGATCCGCGCATGGGCTATGCCACAAGCACGCCCCAGTCGGTGATTGACGAAATCGAGGCGCTCAGCGCCGACACCGACCCCCGGGTCACCTACAAAGACTGGATCAGCGACGACAGCTTTGACTTCATGAGCCGGCTGAGCGGCATTCAGGTCCCGAGTCTGGCCATTTGCGGCGATGAGGACCGCTTCACCCCGGTCAAGTACCACGTCTACCTGCGCGACCGGATGCCCAACTGTCAGCTGGCCATCATCACCCGGGCCGGCCATTGGACGTATGCCGAGCAGCCGCAGGCCTTCGACCGGGTTGTCCGCTCCTACCTGGACACGCTTCCTCCGCAACGGAGCGAATAG